From the genome of Labrus bergylta chromosome 12, fLabBer1.1, whole genome shotgun sequence, one region includes:
- the LOC109999988 gene encoding calcium-independent phospholipase A2-gamma-like isoform X1, whose protein sequence is MGRYLSTNSCSISLNKTWRSYCKIRYLMSLLRKHPRLTKAPLCLDLHGNSPLSPRHPSTFIRNATLKSLNQNDRGSTSYLFLRDFTKGVKHLQVVRFYSSSNRNTFKAEAPIGILDESQSNLNLSSLGARLGQSFNRLSRHINYYFKNREVLLSPENATLIVATPEYVGRSQRRSQSHWATRERKKTEGKRTTQTLTREEEQKSSGTASSAHNYSGLQLFHISSLATTFGESYSYVANHINTAFSRGFAMVQTQETSETLSPTRGTTRRLKMRKVPNSIILSSKEAEISQGTSDANQVAAEPNSPSSSWEEGYLQLARHINKYFGAKVTGHTTKEQLQVENNSTYKKHLSTKSNSQSQVPSSQQKQDEPIVPEGGGLFHSSSNDTNFGENFFQMAGHINQYFKGPSGSEEDIDRDLLLELDPGSATPEGLKIVTLMDCLRHPTSAIPDLLGAYLNPRAQTKSTSARTSPERILNKKFFLSHRRAEEMTQQLIGALVQASTPEALTACVDTLNEHLIRYPSCKAVMWQEKIAVTLLRKRRAHRDNLMLQSALRETLALIGYLDPVKGRGIRVLSIDGGGTRGVVPLQLLKLLEAQTGKKIHQLFDYICGVSTGAVLAFMLGLAHFSLEECADMYRRFGSEVFRQNPLVGTVKMGWSHSYYNTETWETILQEKLGDRVLIKTARNEMSPKVSAVSAVVNWGTSPKAFVFRNYNHKPGSLSRYAGASGCQMWQAVRASSAAPGYFQEFTLQSDIHQDGGIILNNPCALAVHESRLLWPNQPFQCVLSLGTGRFDNVKRTPATSTSLRAKISNLISSATDTEGVHTLLDDLLAPDVYFRFNPMLSALVSLDESRPRALDQLQSDTQSYLERNRLKLARLCLVLGAERSAVSRTKDWMSERAWEVKQRWV, encoded by the exons ATGGGTCGCTACCTCAGCACCAACTCATGTTCAATTTCTTTGAACAAGACTTGGAGGTCATACTGCAAAATTAGGTACCTAATGAGCCTTCTCAGAAAGCACCCTCGTCTCACTAAAGCACCACTCTGTCTGGACCTGCACGGAAATTCACCACTGTCACCTCGTCATCCTTCCACATTTATAAGAAATGCTACTCTAAAaagtttaaatcaaaatgatagAGGCTCTACATCTTACCTCTTCCTCAGAGATTTTACCAAAGGAGTGAAACACCTTCAGGTTGTGCGTTTTTACTCCTCCTCAAACAGGAACACATTCAAAGCTGAAGCTCCAATTGGGATCTTAGACGAGTCTCAGAGCAATTTAAATTTGAGCTCACTTGGAGCACGTCTTGGTCAATCATTTAACCGATTGTCCAGACACATTAACTATTATTTCAAGAACAGGGAAGTTTTACTGTCACCAGAAAATGCCACTCTTATTGTAGCGACTCCAGAGTACGTTGGCAGGTCACAGAGGCGAAGTCAAAGCCATTGGGCAACAAGGGAGCGCAAAAAAACTGAGGGCAAACGGACAACGCAAACTTTGACGCGCGAGGAGGAACAGAAGAGCTCTGGAACAGCTTCTTCAGCACATAATTATTCAGGACTGCAgctttttcacatcagctcTTTGGCGACAACATTCGGTGAAAGCTACAGCTACGTTGCTAATCACATTAACACAGCCTTCTCTCGAGGTTTCGCAATGGTTCAAACACAGGAGACATCTGAAACATTATCTCCCACTAGAGGGACTACGAGGAGGCTAAAAATGAGAAAAGTACCAAACTCTATCATCCTGAGCTCAAAAGAAGCTGAAATCTCTCAAGGGACATCTGATGCTAATCAGGTAGCTGCGGAGCCCAACAGTCCTTCGAGCAGCTGGGAGGAGGGTTATCTTCAGTTGGCAAGACACATCAATAAATACTTTGGTGCCAAAGTTACTGGTCACACGACGAAAGAACAGCTTCAGGTTGAAAATAATAGCACTTACAAAAAACACCTTTCAACAAAATCTAACTCGCAATCTCAAGTTCCCTCATCACAACAGAAGCAAGATGAACCTATCGTCCCTGAAGGTGGAGGCCTTTTCCACAGCAGCAGTAATGACACTAACTTTGGGGAGAACTTTTTCCAAATGGCAGGTCACATCAATCAGTATTTCAAGGGTCCAAGTGGATCAGAAGAGGACATTGATAGAGATCTCCTACTAGAGCTGGACCCTGGATCTGCTACCCCAGAGGGACTGAAGATTGTGACGCTTATGGACTGCCTTCGCCACCCGACAAGTGCCATCCCCGACTTGCTTGGCGCTTATCTTAACCCAAGGGCCCAGACCAAGTCAACATCTGCGAGAACTTCACCAGAGAGAATATTGAACAAAAAG TTTTTCTTGAGTCACAGGCGGGCAGAGGAAATGACTCAACAATTAATTGGCGCTCTGGTACAGGCTTCTACTCCTGAAGCTCTGACTGCCTGTGTGGACACACTGAATGAACATCTCATCCGTTACCCATCATGCAAAGCTGTAATGTGGCAG GAGAAAATAGCAGTCACACTGTTGAGAAAGCGACGGGCTCACAGAGATAACCTGATGCTTCAGAGCGCCTTGAGAGAAACTTTGGCGCTAATCGGTTATCTTGATCCAGTCAAAGGTCGGGGAATTAGAGTGCTCTCCATTGATGGTGGTGGCACAAG AGGTGTAGTTCCTCTGCAGTTGTTAAAGCTACTGGAAGCTCAGACGGGCAAAAAGATCCACCAGCTGTTTGACTACATCTGTGGAGTGAGCACGG GTGCCGTTCTAGCCTTCATGCTGGGTCTGGCCCATTTTTCTCTGGAGGAGTGTGCTGACATGTATCGTCGATTTGGCTCTGAGGTGTTTCGACAGAACCCGCTGGTTGGCACCGTGAAGATGGGGTGGAGTCACTCTTACTATAACACAGAGACCTGGGAGACAATACTACA aGAAAAGTTGGGAGATAGAGTACTTATTAAAACAGCCAGGAATGAGATGAGTCCCAAG GTTTCAGCAGTCAGCGCAGTAGTAAACTGGGGAACAAGTCCAAAAGCCTTTGTCTTTCGCAACTACAACCACAAACCAGGCTCTCTCAGTCGCTACGCGGGAGCCTCAGGCTGCCAGATGTGGCAGGCAGTTCGAGCATCATCAGCTGCACCGGGATACTTCCAGGAGTTCACCCTACAAAGTGACATTCACCAG GATGGAGGAATTATCCTGAACAATCCCTGTGCCTTGGCTGTCCATGAGAGTCGTCTGTTGTGGCCCAATCAGCCCTTCCAATGTGTGCTGTCCCTCGGCACGGGTCGCTTTGACAACGTGAAGAGGACACCTGCCACCTCCACTAGCCTGAGGGCCAAAATCAGCAACCTGATCAGCAGTGCCACTGACACTGAAGGGGTCCACACTCTTTTGGACGACCTCCTGGCCCCAGACGTGTATTTTCGCTTCAACCCCATGTTGAGTGCTTTGGTATCCCTTGACGAGAGTCGGCCAAGGGCTCTGGACCAGCTGCAGAGTGACACCCAGAGCTACCTTGAGAGAAACAGGCTCAAACTGGCCAGGCTCTGTTTGGTGCTTGGAGCGGAGAGATCAGCTGTGAGCAGAACTAAGGACTGGATGAGTGAGAGGGCCTGGGAGGTGAAGCAGAGATGGGTTTGA
- the LOC109999988 gene encoding calcium-independent phospholipase A2-gamma-like isoform X2 → MTQQLIGALVQASTPEALTACVDTLNEHLIRYPSCKAVMWQEKIAVTLLRKRRAHRDNLMLQSALRETLALIGYLDPVKGRGIRVLSIDGGGTRGVVPLQLLKLLEAQTGKKIHQLFDYICGVSTGAVLAFMLGLAHFSLEECADMYRRFGSEVFRQNPLVGTVKMGWSHSYYNTETWETILQEKLGDRVLIKTARNEMSPKVSAVSAVVNWGTSPKAFVFRNYNHKPGSLSRYAGASGCQMWQAVRASSAAPGYFQEFTLQSDIHQDGGIILNNPCALAVHESRLLWPNQPFQCVLSLGTGRFDNVKRTPATSTSLRAKISNLISSATDTEGVHTLLDDLLAPDVYFRFNPMLSALVSLDESRPRALDQLQSDTQSYLERNRLKLARLCLVLGAERSAVSRTKDWMSERAWEVKQRWV, encoded by the exons ATGACTCAACAATTAATTGGCGCTCTGGTACAGGCTTCTACTCCTGAAGCTCTGACTGCCTGTGTGGACACACTGAATGAACATCTCATCCGTTACCCATCATGCAAAGCTGTAATGTGGCAG GAGAAAATAGCAGTCACACTGTTGAGAAAGCGACGGGCTCACAGAGATAACCTGATGCTTCAGAGCGCCTTGAGAGAAACTTTGGCGCTAATCGGTTATCTTGATCCAGTCAAAGGTCGGGGAATTAGAGTGCTCTCCATTGATGGTGGTGGCACAAG AGGTGTAGTTCCTCTGCAGTTGTTAAAGCTACTGGAAGCTCAGACGGGCAAAAAGATCCACCAGCTGTTTGACTACATCTGTGGAGTGAGCACGG GTGCCGTTCTAGCCTTCATGCTGGGTCTGGCCCATTTTTCTCTGGAGGAGTGTGCTGACATGTATCGTCGATTTGGCTCTGAGGTGTTTCGACAGAACCCGCTGGTTGGCACCGTGAAGATGGGGTGGAGTCACTCTTACTATAACACAGAGACCTGGGAGACAATACTACA aGAAAAGTTGGGAGATAGAGTACTTATTAAAACAGCCAGGAATGAGATGAGTCCCAAG GTTTCAGCAGTCAGCGCAGTAGTAAACTGGGGAACAAGTCCAAAAGCCTTTGTCTTTCGCAACTACAACCACAAACCAGGCTCTCTCAGTCGCTACGCGGGAGCCTCAGGCTGCCAGATGTGGCAGGCAGTTCGAGCATCATCAGCTGCACCGGGATACTTCCAGGAGTTCACCCTACAAAGTGACATTCACCAG GATGGAGGAATTATCCTGAACAATCCCTGTGCCTTGGCTGTCCATGAGAGTCGTCTGTTGTGGCCCAATCAGCCCTTCCAATGTGTGCTGTCCCTCGGCACGGGTCGCTTTGACAACGTGAAGAGGACACCTGCCACCTCCACTAGCCTGAGGGCCAAAATCAGCAACCTGATCAGCAGTGCCACTGACACTGAAGGGGTCCACACTCTTTTGGACGACCTCCTGGCCCCAGACGTGTATTTTCGCTTCAACCCCATGTTGAGTGCTTTGGTATCCCTTGACGAGAGTCGGCCAAGGGCTCTGGACCAGCTGCAGAGTGACACCCAGAGCTACCTTGAGAGAAACAGGCTCAAACTGGCCAGGCTCTGTTTGGTGCTTGGAGCGGAGAGATCAGCTGTGAGCAGAACTAAGGACTGGATGAGTGAGAGGGCCTGGGAGGTGAAGCAGAGATGGGTTTGA